A genomic stretch from Eptesicus fuscus isolate TK198812 chromosome 15, DD_ASM_mEF_20220401, whole genome shotgun sequence includes:
- the TPD52L3 gene encoding tumor protein D55 translates to MDPSGLESHPPPQESDRADLDFYSPGQDYFSTSHEFDSLYLELDLDSVNEDLSQPVTGAMTETSACAYEPHPPTKPEDLTEAEQKKLKSELAKLEAEIVTLRRALAAKERHCVELKRKLGLTALVGLKQNLSKSWHEVQVSNAYMKQKTSAALSTMGSAISKKLGDMKSSATFRSFEGLVGTIKSRVAGGRELDNDFLPSSEGCGDDWPPVSGNRDDSPPITGSENDSVPGSGDDLVTGTGDDLLPFLE, encoded by the coding sequence ATGGATCCCTCCGGCCTAgagtcccaccctcccccccaagaGTCTGACCGCGCAGACCTAGATTTCTACTCTCCTGGCCAAGATTATTTCTCCACTAGCCATGAATTCGACTCTCTCTACCTAGAATTGGACTTGGACTCTGTTAACGAAGATCTTTCTCAGCCCGTGACAGGCGCCATGACAGAGACCTCTGCATGCGCGTATGAACCCCATCCACCTACCAAACCAGAGGATCTCACAGAGGCGGAGCAAAAAAAGCTCAAGTCCGAGCTCGCTAAATTGGAAGCTGAAATTGTAACCCTACGCCGTGCGCTGGCAGCCAAAGAAAGACACTGCGTGGAGCTCAAGAGGAAGCTGGGCCTCACGGCCTTGGTGGGGCTGAAGCAGAATCTGTCCAAGAGCTGGCACGAGGTTCAGGTCTCCAACGCCTACATGAAACAAAAGACGTCAGCTGCACTGTCCACCATGGGCTCGGCCATCTCCAAGAAGCTTGGAGACATGAAGTCGTCAGCCACATTCAGATCCTTTGAAGGTCTGGTGGGGACAATCAAATCCAGAGttgcaggtggcagagagctTGACAATGACTTCCTTCCTTCTTCAGAGGGGTGTGGGGATGATTGGCCCCCAGTTTCGGGGAATAGAGATGATTCACCCCCAATTACAGGGAGTGAGAATGATTCAGTTCCAGGGAGTGGAGATGATCTGGTTACAGGAACTGGGGATGACCTGCTTCCCTTTCTGGAGTAG